The following coding sequences are from one Haloplasma contractile SSD-17B window:
- a CDS encoding DUF1189 family protein: MSFFRFAFRQSEKGLGRTFLFALLLSFIFSLSVLIVLLKGINTIKGEGLEPFNKDLQCEIIEYELTCDQDYFREDDFIIDLDFDEDTEIYGDALILTKDRAITPDGSVSYKQLLSMIGHDDSSFTMDDLEDLIGPMLVVIELVVFFVTLIGLFIWYLLANIILALVMKLLVNGIMKTSFSFEQMYKMAMIAILPYVLVNAISRMVFDEVLTGFITSVMPYGGGVLRVVLDYAIIFGLMYLTVKKGSEDVSLSMNTNQDVINE, encoded by the coding sequence ATGTCATTTTTTCGTTTTGCATTTAGACAATCTGAAAAAGGTTTAGGACGAACATTTTTGTTTGCATTACTACTATCGTTTATTTTTTCATTATCTGTTTTAATAGTATTATTAAAAGGTATTAACACGATTAAAGGAGAAGGATTGGAACCGTTTAATAAGGATTTACAATGTGAGATTATTGAATATGAATTAACTTGTGATCAAGATTACTTTCGTGAAGATGACTTTATTATTGATTTAGACTTTGATGAAGATACTGAAATTTATGGGGATGCACTTATTTTAACAAAGGATCGAGCAATCACCCCAGATGGTTCTGTGTCATATAAGCAACTACTATCGATGATTGGTCATGATGATTCATCGTTTACTATGGATGATTTAGAGGATTTAATTGGTCCAATGTTAGTAGTAATCGAATTAGTTGTTTTCTTTGTGACTTTGATTGGTTTATTTATCTGGTATCTATTAGCCAATATTATCTTAGCATTAGTAATGAAATTATTGGTTAATGGAATTATGAAAACATCATTCAGCTTTGAACAAATGTATAAAATGGCTATGATAGCTATCTTACCGTATGTGTTAGTCAATGCCATATCTAGAATGGTCTTTGATGAAGTGCTTACTGGATTTATTACATCTGTTATGCCATATGGTGGGGGAGTATTAAGGGTTGTACTAGACTATGCCATTATATTTGGTCTCATGTACCTTACTGTTAAGAAGGGTTCAGAAGATGTTTCACTGAGTATGAATACAAATCAGGATGTAATAAATGAGTAA
- a CDS encoding acyl-[acyl-carrier-protein] thioesterase: MKVYKSLYKKKYHVGLSDVDFKKKLKLSALFDYFQDLASVAADELGYGINQLGNQYNVIWVLIRMRVDIERMPAWDEDIIIETWPRKPKTIEFGRDFIVRDHSGKIIAKAISSWVLLDMDSRQIQKSKRFNIDYPDLFEEKAIDCRLKKLNATEKMRISYEKVISYSDIDVNGHVNNTKYIEYVMDSFSYEEHKSYTVCSIQVNFINEALPGDTLLLCKSNADQDEGCVYIEGIGKKDEETVFSSKLLFKKIKE; this comes from the coding sequence ATGAAGGTTTATAAATCATTGTATAAAAAGAAGTATCACGTTGGGCTGAGTGATGTTGACTTTAAGAAAAAGTTAAAATTGAGTGCGCTATTTGACTATTTTCAAGATCTTGCAAGCGTAGCAGCTGATGAACTTGGATATGGGATCAATCAACTAGGAAATCAGTATAATGTTATATGGGTATTGATTAGAATGCGTGTTGATATTGAACGAATGCCTGCTTGGGATGAAGACATTATAATTGAAACTTGGCCAAGAAAACCAAAAACAATTGAATTCGGACGTGATTTTATTGTAAGAGATCATTCCGGTAAGATCATTGCGAAGGCAATATCTTCTTGGGTGTTATTAGATATGGATTCTAGGCAAATACAAAAGAGTAAACGTTTTAATATCGATTATCCAGACTTATTTGAAGAAAAGGCGATTGACTGCAGGTTAAAGAAATTAAATGCAACAGAAAAGATGAGGATAAGCTATGAGAAGGTGATCAGTTATAGTGATATAGATGTCAATGGACATGTTAATAATACAAAATATATAGAGTATGTGATGGATAGTTTTTCGTATGAAGAACATAAGAGTTATACAGTGTGTTCAATCCAAGTGAATTTTATTAACGAGGCTTTACCAGGAGATACACTACTACTTTGTAAAAGTAATGCAGATCAGGACGAAGGGTGTGTTTATATCGAAGGTATAGGTAAGAAGGATGAGGAAACGGTATTTTCTTCAAAATTGTTATTTAAAAAGATAAAGGAATAA
- the spoVB gene encoding stage V sporulation protein B, giving the protein MGLSWLMRLNMKDQSFLQKSMLLIVSTLITGILGFSFTIVLSREIGPEGMGLFSLVFPINSLLLSIISGGMMIAISKIVAEYVAKDEYNNVRKCMNTALFFNLITSMFVIGIGYLLSFHISKYVINDVRTLHAFRLVLLASIFMTLSNTYKGYFFGTMKVTTPAYIDIFEKLLRILLILIIFRRYSLADVTSYVTVAFLVFCIGELASLIFFFIYYRLDLREYDNDTSEKTKTVLQYLGNIFAISIPLMITELIASSLYTVSALMIPRRLVAANFDYNAALELIGKFISMSMQIVFFPMIIIGAISTILIPDLSSSISKKDNKSIELRIRSVMRAAIVIGVIVLVLFMLFGNSIGELIYKRDDLGIYIKFLALCAPPLYVSAITRSILNGLGKQKIILRNALVISVIQVVLLYTLIGIPSIHIFGFGFTIIITSFIAIFINVREIKKDIQVRIL; this is encoded by the coding sequence ATGGGTCTAAGTTGGCTTATGCGATTGAATATGAAAGATCAGTCATTTTTACAAAAGTCAATGTTACTAATTGTTTCAACATTGATAACTGGAATTCTTGGTTTTTCATTTACGATTGTTTTATCGAGAGAAATCGGGCCAGAGGGAATGGGATTATTCAGTTTGGTATTTCCAATAAATAGCCTTCTGTTAAGTATTATAAGTGGTGGAATGATGATTGCAATTTCCAAAATTGTAGCAGAATATGTGGCCAAAGATGAGTATAACAATGTGAGGAAATGTATGAATACTGCCCTCTTTTTTAATTTGATAACCTCAATGTTTGTTATTGGGATTGGGTATCTACTATCATTTCATATTAGTAAGTATGTCATTAACGATGTAAGGACACTGCATGCTTTTCGACTAGTATTGTTAGCTAGTATTTTTATGACACTATCAAACACGTATAAGGGGTATTTCTTTGGAACAATGAAAGTGACGACTCCTGCCTACATTGATATATTTGAAAAATTACTCAGAATATTATTGATTTTGATTATATTTAGACGTTATTCGTTGGCAGATGTGACATCCTATGTTACTGTAGCGTTTTTAGTGTTTTGTATTGGTGAGTTAGCATCATTAATATTCTTCTTCATTTATTATCGGTTAGATCTAAGGGAGTATGATAATGATACTAGCGAAAAAACAAAAACAGTCCTTCAATATTTAGGGAATATATTTGCAATATCTATTCCATTAATGATTACGGAGTTAATTGCATCATCATTATATACGGTATCTGCATTAATGATCCCTAGACGTTTAGTAGCAGCTAACTTTGATTACAATGCTGCACTCGAACTGATTGGTAAATTCATTAGTATGTCTATGCAAATAGTATTTTTTCCTATGATTATAATAGGAGCCATATCAACGATCTTAATTCCTGACTTATCGAGTAGTATTAGTAAAAAAGATAATAAATCAATTGAATTGAGAATCAGATCAGTCATGCGTGCGGCAATTGTGATTGGGGTCATTGTTTTAGTCCTGTTTATGTTGTTTGGAAATTCAATTGGTGAACTGATCTATAAACGCGATGATCTAGGAATCTATATAAAATTCCTTGCACTATGTGCCCCTCCATTATATGTCTCAGCTATTACAAGAAGTATTTTAAACGGATTAGGTAAACAAAAAATCATTTTAAGAAATGCTTTGGTTATATCTGTTATACAGGTTGTATTACTTTATACGTTGATTGGAATTCCTAGTATTCATATTTTTGGTTTTGGATTTACAATCATTATCACATCGTTTATAGCAATTTTTATTAATGTGCGTGAAATTAAAAAGGATATACAGGTTCGGATTCTTTAA
- a CDS encoding zinc-dependent alcohol dehydrogenase: MKAVTYQGFKNIKVKKVKDPIIEQDDDVIIKVTSTSICGSDLHIYHGLIPGVNKGHVIGHETMGIIVATGKEVNHIKKGDRIIVPFPVSCGHCYYCEHELWSQCDDSNVNGEVGAVFGYGKLLGGYDGGQAEYLRVPYANVGPTIVPEYLSDEEALFLTDALTTAYWGAEQANVRVGDTVVVLGSGPIGLLTQKCAAYMGAGRIIAVDHVDYRLNHAKTSNGVEVVNFNDYKNTGEYIKEITNGGADAVIDCVGLSGKMSFVEKLETALKIQGGSKSAIEIASQAVRKGGNVSLVGVYGARYNNFPLGDFFSRNITLKMGQCPVHSYVDPLMNLVKEKKIDPTDIITHKLPLYKSEQAYKLFNNKEEDCIKVILKP, translated from the coding sequence ATGAAGGCAGTTACCTATCAAGGTTTTAAAAATATTAAGGTCAAAAAAGTAAAAGACCCAATAATAGAGCAGGATGATGATGTCATTATAAAGGTCACATCTACCTCAATATGTGGATCTGACTTACATATCTATCACGGCTTAATTCCTGGTGTCAATAAGGGTCATGTAATTGGACATGAGACGATGGGGATTATTGTAGCAACTGGTAAGGAAGTTAACCATATAAAAAAAGGTGATCGGATTATTGTTCCGTTTCCTGTTTCATGTGGACATTGTTACTATTGTGAACATGAATTATGGAGTCAGTGTGATGATTCGAATGTAAATGGAGAAGTTGGTGCTGTCTTTGGGTATGGAAAACTACTTGGAGGGTATGATGGAGGACAAGCAGAATATTTGAGGGTACCCTATGCAAATGTGGGACCTACTATTGTACCTGAGTATTTATCGGATGAAGAAGCATTATTTTTAACTGATGCACTTACAACTGCATATTGGGGAGCAGAACAAGCTAATGTTAGAGTAGGCGATACGGTTGTAGTCTTAGGAAGCGGACCTATCGGCTTATTAACTCAAAAGTGTGCAGCCTATATGGGAGCAGGTCGAATTATTGCAGTCGACCATGTTGATTATAGGTTGAATCACGCAAAAACAAGTAATGGAGTAGAGGTAGTTAATTTTAATGACTATAAAAACACTGGTGAGTATATTAAAGAGATTACTAATGGGGGAGCCGATGCTGTAATTGATTGTGTAGGATTAAGTGGTAAAATGTCTTTTGTTGAGAAGCTAGAGACAGCTTTAAAAATTCAAGGTGGTTCTAAGTCAGCTATTGAAATTGCCTCTCAGGCTGTAAGAAAAGGTGGTAATGTTTCTCTTGTAGGTGTCTATGGTGCTAGATATAATAACTTTCCATTAGGTGACTTCTTTTCGCGGAATATCACACTAAAGATGGGACAGTGTCCTGTTCACTCCTATGTGGATCCTCTTATGAATCTAGTAAAAGAAAAGAAAATTGATCCAACTGATATCATTACTCACAAACTTCCTCTTTATAAAAGTGAGCAAGCTTATAAACTGTTTAATAACAAAGAAGAAGATTGTATTAAAGTCATTTTAAAACCCTAA
- a CDS encoding Nmad3 family putative nucleotide modification protein, protein MKIILSRKGFDSGSGGFPSPILPNGDLLSLPIPCKNDLFKYSKLKHRKYGSYYKIMKQLTSRKLKEGKQTYKLTQNTTCHLDPDLDLNVIERKEGWRPLFGQSGAALTHLRNQAVGKGDLFIQFGWFRKTIMKDRKLMFDPEDKTGRHIIFGYLQVGDIIDHTSTNVPDFVYDHPHYQDEERRKSLRNAIYMACESVSWNNLIPGAGVFKYDDSLVLTKVGYKKSHWELPSFFMDATISFHNENSFKDDHFKCVDRGQEFVIQDHKSVVKWARELIEKNIT, encoded by the coding sequence ATGAAGATAATATTAAGTCGTAAAGGTTTCGATTCAGGTTCAGGTGGCTTCCCTAGTCCGATTTTGCCAAACGGGGACCTGCTTTCGTTACCTATTCCATGTAAGAATGACTTGTTTAAATACAGTAAACTAAAACATCGGAAATATGGTTCTTATTATAAAATTATGAAGCAACTTACATCGCGCAAGCTAAAAGAAGGAAAACAAACCTATAAACTAACTCAAAATACGACTTGTCATCTCGATCCTGACCTAGATTTGAATGTGATTGAACGCAAAGAAGGGTGGCGCCCATTATTTGGACAATCAGGCGCAGCACTGACACATCTCAGAAATCAAGCTGTTGGTAAGGGGGACTTATTTATTCAGTTTGGTTGGTTTCGAAAAACAATTATGAAAGACAGGAAATTAATGTTTGACCCTGAAGATAAGACAGGTAGGCATATCATCTTCGGTTATCTACAAGTTGGTGATATCATCGATCACACCTCTACTAATGTTCCTGATTTTGTATATGATCATCCACACTATCAAGATGAAGAGCGAAGAAAATCTCTAAGAAATGCGATCTATATGGCGTGTGAATCGGTATCATGGAATAACCTAATTCCTGGTGCAGGAGTATTTAAGTACGATGATTCATTAGTTTTAACTAAAGTTGGATACAAGAAAAGTCATTGGGAGCTGCCATCATTTTTTATGGACGCAACGATTAGTTTTCATAATGAAAATAGTTTCAAAGATGATCATTTTAAGTGTGTAGATAGAGGGCAGGAATTTGTGATTCAAGATCATAAATCTGTAGTTAAATGGGCGCGAGAACTGATTGAAAAGAATATTACATAA
- a CDS encoding GNAT family N-acetyltransferase, translating into MNNQYQLVCDYKHNDELRSSFNELSEKTFGLNFEKWYQDGYWNDSYICYSYRNEDNKIVSNISIHPMDIMMNGEHKKAIQIGTVMTDENHRKQGLARKLMEHIISTYKEDYDLFYLSANETVLDFYPRFGFKLKEETKFILPVSTSIMQVRKGVRQLELSNDADLAVLIDLTENRYPASNTLDTFNDHHLVRFYCTNVFTDSIYYIEKENSIVVFNIEGNTLHLLGVISDREVDLNKLVTYLVSNKIKQIEFHFTPDIDSKQLTLNKTSQNDRFILNLANIELPQDYVFPSLSQG; encoded by the coding sequence ATGAATAATCAATACCAATTAGTATGTGATTACAAACATAATGATGAATTAAGATCGAGTTTTAATGAGTTATCAGAGAAAACATTTGGATTAAACTTTGAGAAATGGTATCAAGATGGATACTGGAACGACAGTTATATATGCTATTCCTACAGGAACGAGGATAATAAAATTGTTAGCAATATTTCAATTCATCCGATGGACATAATGATGAACGGAGAACATAAGAAGGCCATTCAAATCGGTACTGTCATGACAGATGAAAACCATAGGAAACAAGGACTAGCAAGAAAATTAATGGAACATATTATAAGCACTTATAAAGAGGATTATGATTTGTTCTACTTATCAGCTAATGAAACGGTATTAGATTTTTATCCACGATTCGGCTTTAAGTTAAAAGAAGAAACAAAATTCATTTTACCTGTTTCAACAAGCATCATGCAAGTACGAAAAGGAGTTAGGCAGTTGGAACTTTCGAATGATGCTGATTTAGCAGTGTTGATCGATTTAACTGAGAATAGATATCCGGCATCCAATACATTAGATACATTTAATGACCATCATCTAGTCAGATTTTACTGTACAAATGTATTTACTGACTCCATTTATTATATAGAAAAAGAGAATTCAATTGTAGTATTTAACATTGAGGGTAACACACTACATCTATTAGGAGTGATTAGTGACAGAGAGGTTGATCTCAATAAGTTGGTCACTTACCTAGTATCGAATAAAATAAAGCAGATTGAGTTTCACTTTACGCCTGATATAGATAGTAAGCAGTTAACTTTAAATAAAACATCGCAAAACGATCGTTTTATACTAAACTTAGCTAATATAGAATTGCCACAAGACTACGTGTTTCCAAGTCTATCACAGGGTTAA
- a CDS encoding LytTR family DNA-binding domain-containing protein, whose amino-acid sequence MKVKIICRKENYDHYEKMLTVGGFTISEDAALIFKEENYQQDSIAGMYNNRYELIHYPDIVYIESFGHDIMLHTRDKEYSIKEKLYEIEGLFENKGFVRINRSCVVNKKQIKEIIPTFNTKFILTMRNNQKVEVTRSYYTKFKEYIGL is encoded by the coding sequence ATGAAAGTCAAGATAATCTGTCGTAAAGAAAACTATGATCACTATGAAAAGATGCTAACAGTGGGTGGGTTTACAATAAGTGAGGATGCTGCCTTAATTTTTAAAGAAGAAAACTATCAGCAGGATTCAATTGCAGGAATGTATAATAATAGATATGAACTTATACACTATCCCGATATTGTTTATATCGAAAGCTTCGGACATGATATTATGCTTCATACACGTGATAAAGAATACAGTATTAAAGAAAAACTGTATGAAATTGAAGGGTTATTTGAAAACAAGGGGTTTGTAAGAATCAATCGTTCCTGTGTCGTGAATAAAAAACAAATTAAAGAAATAATACCGACCTTTAATACCAAGTTTATCCTTACAATGAGAAACAATCAAAAAGTAGAAGTAACGCGCAGTTACTACACAAAGTTTAAAGAATATATTGGATTATAG
- a CDS encoding aminoglycoside 6-adenylyltransferase — MRSEEEVFEQILDFAKEDDRIRAVMLNGSRLNPNAPDDIMQDYDIVYFIKDLDPSYKNNQDWINTFGDLVMMQQNDFENGYIFLMQFKDNVRIDLSFSDVSTIKEAAKEDSLTKILLDKDEVFEKGELDKPNESIHCVSKPTEQEFNEVLNEFWWIQVNIAKGIWRDELSYAKYMYDVILIGCIRKIISWKIGSENDWNVNTGKLGKWFKNYMSNSLYKKYLEIYPGNDYYEMWASLLLAGKFVRTLAIELAEDLGFTYPEEDDENTTTYVKKVRDLPKDSRVFRW; from the coding sequence ATGCGTAGTGAAGAAGAAGTGTTTGAACAGATTTTAGATTTTGCAAAAGAAGATGATCGAATTCGGGCGGTAATGCTGAATGGATCACGTTTAAATCCAAATGCACCAGACGATATTATGCAGGACTATGACATTGTTTATTTTATTAAAGACTTGGATCCATCATATAAGAATAATCAGGACTGGATTAATACCTTTGGTGATTTAGTGATGATGCAACAAAATGATTTTGAAAATGGTTATATCTTTTTGATGCAGTTCAAAGATAATGTCCGAATTGACTTATCGTTTAGCGATGTATCAACAATAAAAGAAGCTGCGAAAGAAGACTCACTTACAAAAATTTTATTAGACAAAGATGAAGTTTTTGAAAAAGGAGAACTTGATAAACCGAATGAGTCAATTCATTGTGTATCTAAACCAACTGAACAAGAGTTTAATGAGGTTTTAAATGAATTTTGGTGGATTCAAGTGAATATAGCAAAAGGAATTTGGAGAGATGAATTATCTTATGCAAAATACATGTATGATGTTATTCTAATTGGATGCATCCGTAAGATCATCTCGTGGAAAATCGGTAGTGAAAATGATTGGAATGTAAATACCGGAAAGTTAGGTAAATGGTTTAAGAACTACATGTCAAATAGTTTATACAAAAAATATTTAGAAATCTATCCTGGGAATGACTACTATGAAATGTGGGCTTCTCTATTATTAGCTGGAAAGTTTGTCAGAACGCTTGCAATAGAACTAGCTGAAGACTTAGGATTTACTTATCCAGAGGAAGATGATGAAAACACAACGACCTATGTTAAAAAGGTAAGAGATTTACCAAAAGACTCAAGAGTGTTTCGATGGTAA
- a CDS encoding CvpA family protein — MGLFDGIINFSLFFIILLVGYNLIRTYRKSQKALLFRTLVSLASLIVCTYLIFDVEQVFRLHDVLTLYNLPMPILIIIVAFIFCYLSGYLLIGRLLKFILKLMNGLKYFRKHSPFHQKLNFFLIFIRKLIFISFIITIASVIYNPLYTSGITKPIVDLPIVTGTQTELIHDLDYINNKNKEIDTFLSLFSSDDLKESIRKTADISREIKAYEDLFMNNVFPNLTKEQKSEIDQAFYKTYERDRVDDYSGILTVISNEKIFSAIFENNEIEPKGFKQYVKFLSTVMFINDLLFEEKEIAYLECKNYVKDNKELIRFINNEQYLIEELDAVKDSNQEDEVVEALVKHFSEHQTKLQTTTYKKNRQYIDDIANEINHYYFMTDWATKQISEISGTMNTGAEYSLIDVDVYEAMRDAKTLDYLIENYNKDYQENHFKKLSNRRELKTSYQYTNDYLDQYRIYSKSLNVEIDPDTRLKAAIIHEDINIENYLYNQVGLELLLNEINANEGCKSVTINYQTDSATICRNEKVYDTMDAFLWGYLITYDDVNEQYRVSNEKVSMLFRNIEKMSPDKQSMIESELKELNNQLLFSNSADSSDSYIEMYYEQSIIGYDVMKLLYKNETYTSGMFNEKIEDIIK, encoded by the coding sequence ATGGGACTATTTGACGGAATTATTAACTTTTCATTATTTTTTATTATACTTTTAGTTGGTTATAATTTGATAAGAACGTATAGAAAATCACAAAAAGCACTATTGTTTCGAACATTGGTAAGTTTAGCAAGTCTTATCGTGTGTACTTATTTAATTTTTGATGTCGAACAGGTATTTAGACTACATGATGTTTTAACCTTATATAATTTGCCGATGCCTATTCTAATCATTATAGTAGCATTTATTTTTTGTTACTTGAGTGGCTATCTTTTAATTGGTCGCTTGTTAAAGTTTATTTTAAAACTAATGAATGGATTAAAATATTTTAGAAAGCATTCACCATTTCATCAAAAACTTAACTTTTTTTTAATTTTTATTAGAAAACTAATCTTTATTTCGTTCATTATAACAATCGCCTCCGTTATATATAACCCCCTTTATACAAGTGGGATCACAAAACCTATTGTGGATCTACCTATTGTGACGGGAACACAGACAGAATTGATTCATGATCTTGACTATATAAATAATAAAAATAAAGAAATCGATACATTCTTATCTTTATTTTCATCCGATGACCTCAAGGAAAGTATAAGAAAGACAGCCGACATTTCAAGAGAAATAAAAGCATATGAAGATTTATTTATGAACAATGTATTTCCTAATTTAACTAAAGAACAAAAGTCAGAAATTGATCAAGCGTTCTATAAGACATATGAACGAGATCGTGTTGATGATTACAGTGGTATTCTTACTGTGATTAGCAACGAGAAGATCTTTTCTGCTATATTTGAAAACAATGAAATAGAGCCTAAAGGTTTTAAACAATATGTTAAGTTTTTATCTACTGTTATGTTTATTAATGATCTACTGTTTGAGGAAAAGGAAATCGCTTATTTAGAGTGTAAGAATTATGTAAAAGACAATAAAGAATTAATCCGCTTTATTAACAATGAACAATACCTTATTGAAGAGTTAGATGCAGTAAAAGACTCTAACCAGGAAGATGAAGTAGTAGAAGCGTTAGTGAAACATTTTAGTGAACATCAAACTAAGCTTCAAACGACCACTTATAAAAAAAATAGACAGTACATTGATGACATAGCGAACGAAATTAACCACTATTATTTTATGACGGATTGGGCTACAAAACAGATATCTGAAATCTCTGGTACTATGAATACAGGAGCCGAATATTCATTAATTGATGTAGACGTATATGAGGCCATGAGGGACGCTAAAACCTTAGATTATTTAATTGAAAATTATAATAAAGACTATCAAGAAAATCACTTCAAAAAACTAAGTAATCGGCGTGAACTTAAAACTTCCTACCAATACACAAACGATTACCTTGATCAGTATAGAATCTATAGTAAGTCGTTAAACGTTGAAATTGATCCTGATACAAGGTTAAAAGCAGCGATTATCCATGAGGATATAAATATAGAGAACTATCTCTATAATCAAGTAGGACTTGAACTATTACTGAATGAAATAAATGCAAATGAGGGATGTAAATCAGTAACAATCAATTATCAGACAGACAGTGCAACAATTTGTAGGAATGAAAAAGTATATGATACAATGGATGCATTTTTATGGGGCTACCTTATTACCTATGATGATGTCAATGAGCAATACCGTGTTAGCAATGAGAAAGTATCGATGCTGTTTAGAAATATAGAAAAAATGAGTCCAGACAAACAAAGTATGATTGAAAGTGAGTTAAAGGAGTTAAATAATCAGTTACTGTTTTCAAATTCTGCTGATAGTAGTGATTCTTATATAGAGATGTATTATGAGCAATCTATTATTGGATATGATGTGATGAAGCTACTATATAAAAACGAAACGTACACAAGTGGTATGTTCAATGAAAAAATAGAAGACATAATTAAGTAG
- a CDS encoding ABC transporter ATP-binding protein, giving the protein MAMISIRDLVKSYGKGDERQSVLRGLNIDIDHNSFVSILGRSGSGKTTLLNAISTLDTFDSGKLYIDGYDVKKLTKRTLNQLRNRYIGFVFQDFNLIEDVTILDNVALPLVINQYSLKEARKRAAKALHEVGLNQFLKLKPLELSGGQKQRVAIARAIVNDQKIILCDEPTGALDDYTSLEILKIFKKLARDRTIIMVTHDEEYAKMFSDRIVVLSDGDVVYDTDEDELYEGTENVEEGHPNFKHNLFRFKNILSLSKVSFSFKNKHLRKATGSIINSAILFLISAFIIKYVFKILGLYFISFTNTPVIRAIIQRGELNQETFVHQIVHGVIYFMLLFSFISFLFIFNMIVHEKQKEIAVIKAFGADKRTIRRLFIIKTVTYSATILKRLSIRLFILLIVVNGISSMTHILRAEYGQFLYELYQVVIKTFTNLIFEDPNFFGVSLLRLLITFVAIVLLLVFEVLVSSIFMSNKNTIRVLARE; this is encoded by the coding sequence ATGGCAATGATATCTATTAGGGATTTAGTGAAATCATATGGCAAAGGTGATGAAAGACAGTCTGTTTTACGAGGTTTGAATATCGATATCGATCATAATTCCTTCGTTTCAATTTTAGGGAGAAGTGGTAGTGGAAAAACGACCTTATTAAATGCGATTAGTACGTTAGATACATTTGATTCTGGAAAACTCTATATTGATGGATATGACGTGAAAAAGTTAACGAAAAGGACATTGAATCAACTAAGGAACCGCTATATAGGATTTGTTTTTCAAGACTTTAATTTAATAGAGGATGTCACAATATTAGATAATGTTGCCTTGCCTCTCGTGATTAATCAATATAGTTTAAAGGAAGCGCGAAAGAGGGCAGCAAAAGCTCTACACGAAGTGGGACTTAATCAATTTTTAAAACTTAAGCCTTTAGAGTTATCCGGTGGTCAAAAGCAACGTGTAGCAATAGCACGTGCGATTGTAAATGATCAGAAGATTATATTGTGTGATGAACCGACAGGAGCACTTGATGATTATACATCCCTAGAAATTTTAAAAATTTTCAAAAAGTTAGCGCGTGATCGAACCATTATTATGGTGACACATGATGAGGAATACGCTAAGATGTTTTCAGACAGGATCGTAGTCCTTAGTGATGGTGATGTCGTATATGATACAGACGAAGATGAACTGTATGAAGGAACTGAGAATGTAGAGGAAGGTCATCCTAATTTTAAACATAACTTGTTTCGATTTAAAAATATTCTTAGCCTATCTAAAGTAAGTTTTAGTTTTAAAAATAAGCATCTAAGAAAGGCAACGGGAAGCATTATTAACTCAGCTATATTATTTTTAATATCTGCATTTATTATCAAATATGTGTTTAAAATTCTTGGTTTATACTTTATTAGTTTTACAAATACACCTGTAATAAGAGCTATAATACAAAGGGGAGAGTTAAATCAGGAAACGTTCGTGCATCAAATTGTTCATGGTGTGATCTATTTCATGCTGCTGTTTAGTTTTATCTCTTTCCTATTTATCTTTAACATGATTGTTCATGAGAAGCAAAAGGAGATTGCAGTTATTAAGGCATTTGGAGCCGATAAACGAACAATTCGTAGACTGTTTATAATTAAAACAGTTACCTATTCAGCTACGATCCTCAAACGGTTATCCATTCGATTATTTATTCTATTAATTGTTGTAAATGGAATTTCAAGTATGACACATATTTTGAGAGCAGAATATGGTCAGTTTCTATATGAACTCTACCAAGTTGTTATTAAGACATTTACGAACCTAATTTTTGAAGACCCTAACTTCTTTGGTGTAAGTCTTCTACGACTACTTATAACCTTTGTTGCAATTGTACTATTATTAGTGTTTGAAGTGTTGGTTTCATCAATCTTTATGAGTAACAAAAATACAATACGAGTGCTAGCGAGGGAATAA